One stretch of Pararhizobium qamdonense DNA includes these proteins:
- a CDS encoding CBS domain-containing protein yields MSVKAILNEKGRQVVTVDPQAKVRQAVALLSENRIGAVIIVKPGDEIAGILTERDVVAAMAKFGADCLDKTVSDVMWSKVYSCTEEMSIDGIMEIMNNMRARHLPVETNGRLVGIVSIGDAVRHHIRAIEHEAEQIKAYIAG; encoded by the coding sequence ATGTCTGTTAAAGCCATACTGAATGAAAAAGGCCGTCAGGTCGTGACGGTCGATCCGCAGGCGAAAGTGCGCCAGGCGGTGGCCTTGCTGAGTGAAAATCGCATCGGTGCCGTCATCATCGTCAAGCCCGGCGACGAGATCGCCGGTATCTTGACGGAGCGCGACGTGGTGGCCGCCATGGCCAAATTCGGGGCCGACTGTCTGGATAAGACCGTATCGGACGTCATGTGGTCGAAAGTGTATAGCTGCACCGAGGAGATGAGCATCGACGGCATCATGGAAATCATGAACAATATGCGCGCCCGCCATCTTCCCGTCGAAACCAACGGACGCCTGGTGGGCATCGTCTCGATCGGTGACGCGGTTCGCCATCATATCCGGGCGATCGAGCATGAGGCCGAACAGATCAAGGCCTATATCGCCGGCTGA
- a CDS encoding rhomboid family intramembrane serine protease, whose translation MTDQTDGATPPQANEADAATRVSEPAFNLPAGLVAMLALLVVIHAVRTYLLSAPLDSEVILNFAFWPARYDHPLADQTLAWLWSPLTYSLLHGSWEHLIFNGFWMVAFGAPVIRRIGLIRFMLFWCLSAVAAVALHVAFHWGETIFVVGASGVVAGLMGAAARFVFSPSGRISRQFAHLNRRLTVGEALSNRSVVVFTGIWFLTNFLIGLGVFAFGGAGGIAWEAHIGGFLFGFLLFGLFDPPQVSTARG comes from the coding sequence ATGACCGACCAAACCGACGGTGCGACGCCGCCGCAGGCCAATGAAGCAGATGCTGCAACGCGGGTCAGCGAACCGGCGTTCAACCTGCCGGCAGGTCTTGTCGCCATGCTGGCGCTTCTGGTCGTCATCCATGCCGTACGCACCTATCTTCTGTCCGCGCCCCTCGACAGCGAGGTGATCTTGAACTTCGCCTTCTGGCCGGCGCGTTATGATCATCCGCTCGCCGATCAGACGCTCGCCTGGCTCTGGAGCCCCTTGACCTATTCCTTGCTGCACGGCTCGTGGGAACACCTGATTTTCAACGGGTTCTGGATGGTGGCCTTCGGCGCGCCGGTGATACGCCGAATCGGCCTCATACGGTTCATGCTGTTCTGGTGCCTGTCGGCGGTTGCCGCTGTCGCCCTGCATGTGGCGTTCCATTGGGGCGAGACGATCTTCGTCGTCGGTGCCTCCGGCGTGGTTGCCGGTTTGATGGGGGCTGCAGCCCGCTTCGTCTTTTCCCCAAGCGGCCGCATCAGCCGCCAGTTTGCGCATCTCAACCGCCGCCTGACCGTCGGCGAGGCGCTGTCGAACCGCTCGGTCGTGGTGTTCACCGGCATCTGGTTCCTCACCAATTTCCTGATCGGCCTTGGCGTCTTTGCCTTTGGCGGAGCGGGCGGCATCGCCTGGGAAGCGCATATTGGCGGCTTCCTGTTCGGCTTTCTGCTGTTTGGCCTTTTCGACCCCCCGCAAGTGAGCACGGCGCGCGGCTGA
- a CDS encoding PAS domain-containing protein, whose protein sequence is MRSKTAIEIYAYWDALRGHRDVPSRSQIEPGQIRNILSDLFILEKTPRGDIRFRLAGTRICSLFARELRGSTFDALWLASQTGRLARIADNVMTEKTPVVLSASSLAGTADRLPTEIILLPLRSPDGVVDRIIGALVPHSRPLWLEATPVNYLDLDGIRVLDIEKTNLFMQSRPEKPLPAPRQHAGHSTMGDQGIAGAIRRVLHLRVFEGGRND, encoded by the coding sequence ATGCGCAGCAAGACCGCTATCGAGATCTATGCCTATTGGGACGCGTTGCGCGGCCATCGAGATGTGCCGTCGCGCAGCCAGATTGAGCCCGGCCAGATTCGCAACATCCTGTCAGACCTGTTCATCCTGGAAAAAACGCCGCGCGGTGATATCCGTTTCCGGCTCGCCGGCACGCGCATCTGTTCACTGTTCGCGCGCGAGCTGCGCGGCTCGACATTCGACGCACTCTGGCTTGCCAGCCAAACCGGCCGCCTCGCCCGCATCGCCGACAATGTAATGACGGAAAAGACGCCGGTCGTGCTGTCGGCATCGTCGCTTGCCGGCACCGCCGACCGGTTGCCGACCGAAATCATCCTCCTGCCGCTGCGCTCCCCCGATGGCGTGGTGGACCGGATCATCGGAGCGCTGGTGCCGCATTCGAGACCGCTCTGGCTGGAGGCGACGCCGGTCAATTATCTCGATCTCGACGGCATTCGCGTTCTCGACATCGAAAAAACCAACCTGTTCATGCAGTCGAGACCCGAAAAGCCCCTGCCCGCACCCCGCCAGCACGCGGGCCATTCCACAATGGGCGATCAGGGGATTGCTGGCGCCATCCGCCGGGTTCTGCACCTGCGCGTCTTCGAGGGTGGCCGCAATGATTAA
- a CDS encoding PilZ domain-containing protein: MYSFQQSQTAGTKPHNEGAFQRVSVNLTGRLMLANHDEFECTAIDMSPGDVLFTSEARPRTGERIIAYVDHVGRLEGTVSRLADNAFVIQINATDRKREKLAAQLTWIANKHELGLPEDRRHDRLAPRKTRTEITLDDGSKYVCRIIDLSLSGAAVDMETRLPLGTAILLGSMKGRVVRHFQEGVAIEFLGIQSREALREFL, translated from the coding sequence ATGTATTCGTTTCAACAATCACAGACGGCCGGAACAAAGCCTCACAACGAAGGCGCTTTTCAGCGCGTTTCGGTGAATCTGACGGGCCGCCTGATGCTTGCCAATCACGACGAATTCGAATGCACCGCCATCGATATGTCACCCGGCGACGTGCTCTTCACCTCCGAGGCCCGGCCGCGGACCGGCGAACGCATCATCGCCTATGTCGATCATGTCGGCCGCCTCGAGGGCACGGTGTCGCGGCTTGCCGACAATGCCTTCGTCATCCAGATCAATGCCACCGACCGCAAGCGCGAAAAGCTTGCCGCCCAGCTGACCTGGATTGCCAACAAGCACGAGCTGGGCCTGCCGGAAGACCGGCGCCACGACCGTCTTGCCCCACGCAAGACCCGCACGGAAATCACGCTCGACGACGGCAGCAAATATGTCTGCCGGATCATCGACCTCTCCCTGTCGGGAGCTGCCGTCGATATGGAGACCCGCCTGCCGCTCGGGACCGCCATCCTGCTTGGCAGCATGAAAGGCCGTGTGGTGCGTCATTTCCAGGAGGGCGTGGCGATCGAATTTCTCGGAATTCAGTCGCGCGAGGCGTTGCGCGAGTTTCTGTAG
- a CDS encoding DUF1801 domain-containing protein: protein MTPSENIDALIAGLTDWRGATLASLRKTILAADPDIAEEWKWMGSPVWCCEGNMIVGNAHKEKVKLTFSHGASLADPEKLFNNGFGGKVWRSIDVFEGDTIDARALKELVASAVAYNRGKKTKKQA, encoded by the coding sequence ATGACGCCATCCGAAAATATCGACGCGCTGATTGCCGGTCTCACCGATTGGCGCGGCGCAACGCTTGCCAGCCTGCGCAAGACGATCCTCGCTGCCGATCCGGATATTGCCGAAGAGTGGAAGTGGATGGGAAGCCCGGTCTGGTGCTGCGAGGGCAACATGATTGTCGGCAATGCCCACAAGGAAAAGGTGAAGCTGACCTTCTCGCATGGCGCAAGCCTAGCCGATCCCGAAAAGCTCTTCAACAACGGCTTTGGCGGCAAGGTGTGGCGGTCGATCGATGTTTTCGAGGGCGACACGATCGATGCACGCGCACTGAAAGAGCTGGTCGCTTCGGCGGTCGCATATAACCGGGGCAAGAAGACGAAAAAACAGGCCTGA
- a CDS encoding ester cyclase, with protein MSELSDIYTGYIACLNSQDWPNLGHYVGEDACHNGRRIGLAGYRSMLEGNYRDIPDLKFNIEILVADPPFVASRLLFDCTPLAMFMDLPINGRRITFTENVFYEFRDGKIANVWSVIDKSAIEAQL; from the coding sequence ATGAGTGAACTCTCGGATATCTACACGGGCTACATTGCCTGTCTCAACAGCCAGGATTGGCCGAACCTCGGGCACTATGTCGGTGAGGATGCCTGCCATAACGGCCGCCGCATTGGCCTTGCCGGGTATCGCAGCATGCTTGAGGGCAATTATCGCGATATTCCCGACCTTAAGTTCAATATCGAGATCTTGGTCGCCGATCCGCCCTTTGTCGCAAGCCGGCTGCTGTTTGACTGCACGCCGCTGGCAATGTTCATGGATCTGCCCATCAACGGCCGGCGGATCACCTTCACCGAAAATGTGTTCTACGAGTTTCGAGACGGCAAGATTGCCAATGTCTGGTCCGTAATCGACAAAAGCGCGATTGAAGCGCAGCTCTGA
- a CDS encoding transglutaminase-like cysteine peptidase yields the protein MTMKTVLKTFLKAGLIGAFVSAAAVQSAFALPANMITGGSTNPPVGHYEFCRSLPQECRANPGSGAPLTLTRDGWKTILEVNYDVNESVTPMTDKEIYGVEEHWAYPDKVGDCEDYVLLKRKRLMQAGFSPSDLLITVVLQPSGEGHAVLTVRTDRGDFVLDNMRNKVLLWSDTEYTYLKRQSEQHSGRWVKLQDGRTVAVGSVSQ from the coding sequence ATGACAATGAAAACTGTCCTGAAGACATTTCTGAAAGCTGGCCTGATCGGCGCGTTTGTTTCCGCAGCGGCGGTACAGTCGGCGTTTGCCCTGCCCGCGAACATGATCACCGGCGGCAGCACCAACCCGCCGGTTGGCCACTATGAATTCTGCCGCAGCCTGCCGCAGGAATGCCGCGCCAACCCGGGCAGTGGCGCCCCGTTGACGCTGACCCGCGACGGCTGGAAGACAATTCTCGAGGTCAATTACGACGTCAACGAATCCGTGACGCCGATGACCGACAAGGAAATCTACGGCGTCGAAGAGCACTGGGCCTATCCCGACAAAGTCGGCGATTGCGAAGACTATGTGCTCTTGAAGCGCAAGCGCCTGATGCAGGCCGGCTTTTCGCCATCCGACCTTCTGATCACCGTCGTGCTGCAGCCGAGCGGCGAAGGTCATGCCGTTTTGACCGTGCGCACCGATCGCGGCGATTTCGTTCTCGACAATATGCGCAACAAGGTCCTGCTCTGGTCGGATACCGAATATACCTATCTCAAGCGTCAGTCGGAACAGCATTCCGGCCGTTGGGTAAAGCTTCAGGACGGCCGTACCGTGGCTGTCGGCAGCGTCAGCCAATAG